The DNA window cgtacttgcgtatgatgtcacccagcggcagcatgtaaatactaaagagtgcagggccaagaaccgaaccctggggaactccgcacgttaccttgacatagtccgaggtcacattgttatgggagacgcactgcatcctgtcagtaagataagagttaaaccaagacaaggctaagtctgacataccaatacgtgttttgatacgctctaataaaatattatgatcgacggtatcgaaagcggcgctaagatcaagaagcagcaacatagatgacgcatcagaatccatcgttagcaatagatcattagtcatttttgcgagggctgtctccgtagagtgatttgccctgaaaccggattgaaaaggttcacagagattgttagtcactaagtgttcatttagctgctgtgcaacagttttttcgagaattttggaaataaacggaaggtgggagaccggtcggtagtttaccatgaggtcaggatcgaggttaggtcttttgagcagaggatgaataaccgcttttttgaatgctaggggaacagtgccggaggaaagtgataagtttataatatttaacactgatggacctaataatacaaacagttccttgataagtttcccaggaagtgggtcaagtaaacatgttgtttgttttatcccacttacacgctgtaataattcctctaatgttatttcatcaaaaatagagagactattttggagggcagtgtccgtcgtatatacagtcgtatttgtgttaatagagcccagttgtagctgggatgcgttgtctttaatctcctttctaatgagttcaattttcttattaaagaaattcataaaatcatctgccgagtgggtggagctactgggaggagtcccttgttgggttagcgatgctactgtactaaacagaaatttaggatcgtttttgttgaggcggatgagatttgagtagtatttagttttagctaaggtaagcatgcgtttataagttattaaactatcactccatgcttgatgaaaaacctcaagtttagtcgcgcgccatttgcgttccagttttctacatgataatttctgagctctaatttcttctgtaaaccatggggtgcgccttttaggggcccttttttgctttagcggtgctatactatcaataatttcgcgcaaggcatcgtcaaagttgttagtgagtttatcaatagagccgacataatttgggaatggtgctattaccgaaggcagtaggtcagcaagagtcatcgttgtggcagcattaatgttgcggccgctatagcagttattattattattagcttgttgacaaagagtcaaaacttcaaattttataaggtaatgatcggacattactttagtatatggaagtatcataactttggaggtggtgacacccctgacaagcactagatctattgtattaccgttgcgatgcgtgggttcatgtattatttgtgtaagaccacagctatcaattatggtttggagcgccacgcactgagggtccgatggggtattcatatggatattaaagtcccccattatgattatattgtcggcgtgcgtcactagatcagcaacgaactctgagaattcactgataaagtccgaatagggcccaggggggcggtagataacagccaggtcgagaggtagcggtgtgacagacctcatagtaagcacctcaaacgatttatatttattatttaggttaggggtaaggttgaaattttcattgtatattagtgcgacaccccctccccttttaagagggcgggcaacatgcgcattcgtatagttaggaggagatgcctcattgagcgcaaaaaattcgtccggtttgagccaggtttcgctaagaccaatgacgttaagattgttgtctctaatgacctcattaaccaataacgccttgggagacaatgatcttatgtttaaaaagcccatattataggtattgggctgttttgacgagtttttgttaagattatccgtagtggcaatattaacaatgttgcgtttattatgcgtagtgcactttaaatagtttcgaccatatctaggaattgatatgacgggaattttccgattgtttgtttggtgctgcaatagactggacatatcataatttgccacctcagtagaatgcatgtccacccctgacacagacacaacagaaaaaacattatgtgaattgtgtattattctaagagaattgctatgcgtacatggattatccagcctggcgctggctagttctagcttaactgactcctcacccggactaacagacattgtagttgcctgtgaccgggcttgctctagtgtagtcagtcaagtgagacttaaatagtagtctatgtttctagacaggatgatggcgccttcctggttagggtgaaggccgtctctcatcagcaagcctggtttgccccagaaagagggccagttatcaataaacgttagtcccttctgcctacagtagctagccaaccacttgttaagcgagactaatctgctatatctctcatcattgcctctcgcaggcagggggccagagacaattactcgatgcctggacatctttctggcgagatcacaagtcctggctatgtttctctttgtaatctctgactgtctcattctagtgtcattggagccaacgtgtacaactatattcgcataattagtggtgcgattagcctgtcgtacgtgtttactaggcctgttgcgagttagctccctaagattagcttcaatgtcaggtgctctggccccggggatacactttattgtggctggtttgctaagctttatgtttcgggtgatggagtcccctataactaaggtgtggtgcccggtagactggggtgtaggactagctaaagagctaaatctattatgcgtctcaaccggtacaccgtagcttgtaggccgcttaggactgctacaagctgggctagttagctcgctacagctaacgctagcagatgtgtccgcaacatctaaagttacgacattactctgctctaactggcggacacggccctctagcagagccaacctctccgtgagtatggtgcaagacgcgcaggaagccattactcacagtgttttctgtcaccgagtgaagttcctgctgtcctcagggaagtggtcgcggtctgtaggagtagcttcttactgaccggcgctgcctttctccgcgctagcttagcagctagctagctgaggaaagggtgggacagagatcgggtgatttgcaagttaaatagtaccactaaaaatgtttgagaagtgataaagaaagctgtagaacaattaaaagcacacagatagagcgctacttagctttttcgctttTTCGcagcagcgaacagacggcgagcagtcacgcacggtgaaccggaaccggaagtccttgggcaagacactttacccatttATTGAATGGTTTTATATTAGATTTAATGGTACAAAAATAAGCTTTTGGAAATGAGCTAGCTTACCCCTTGACACACTTTTGGAGAATCAGTatttttttatgccttttttattTGAGTGGAAAAAAGTTTTATAATATCTGCAAAGGTTGAATGGAGCCAACTGGACTCTTCCTGTTTGATGAACACGTTTCAGAAGAGTCCAACTGCATTCATTCAAACTTTGTAGATTATATGACCTAAGGACTGACAatctacacacacatttatacaccgtTGGATTTAAAGCAACATGTAATTAAATGTGCAGGTTTTGGCGTAATGTGAAGGCAAACCAATTCTTCAATAATCAATTTTGTGCAAAATGAtctgaataaaataaatattgtttaaCTCCTGAACTTAGGACAAAATACATTCAACTTTCATCACGATAAGAACTACTGTCACTGACTGCCCTGCCGTAGGTTCCTTGTTTCCTTGGCACaaaacctgctgttttgggttgggctctctgggtggctggggccgtactctggctcccgcacaaatatattgtacatacaaacacacaattattcatacatatatacatacatacttacattaaTTCGTACATGCATACACGCACACATaggtacttacccacatacataggtacatacgctcgcatatacatacacaaatacaatacatacacacacacggtacatacatccacacgcacgttcactgtacaaacatacataaacacctacatgtacatacacattcactgttcaaacatatacatacaagtacatatacatacatacactcatgcatataatcacgtttcatcaaaaccTATAATAATGTTGTTCCACCcaagggaaactgggtaaaacacggcacactgataaagcttaacctatttttactataatataattgtacatatcatatttgctgatgttgttcccCACAATTTCacactctgtcttcctttttcttctttctattccCTTCTGCTccagtccggctgcgccaaataataatataaatccatttaataaagtcaaatacaagtaggcaacaagagaagtatcccacacttctcttttgtaaagaaaATCtgaacagcaaatatgggcatctacatcaactatatcaggggtgtccaaactttttccattgagggccgcacacggaaaaattaaagcatgcgggggccattttgatatttttctttttcaaatcataacaaaatatataaatataaagggtctcagtcattaaaatgttaaaaataagtcacattagtattattattttttatttaacgcttacagtaaatctctatatcaacttcaggttgatataacgttaaaaaaaaaggttttatgccttttctgtcaaagacaactttgttttttatagtaaaactgaaatatgcagtattttccccagcgcccaaaacattcagaaagcaatgtttgatgtgaagtaatcggagccctaaaaagatcaataatgcaggacaccattgattttaacatattattatttttgattaatcacagtgaaaagatcaataaaatcccattaaatatatttgggatccaaaaggtcccccactcataaagtgataaatttttatcatatatttttttactttcaacacttaaattacgagatcaacttcagatatatctgtccattttacgtttgaactattattttgtttgttttatgctcttatgtcaaagaaaacattgtttttatatggcaaccacacaatatatgaaatattttccacataaaacattttaaagtgaaatattagcagtaattggagccttgaatagatcaataattgattataagatagaattacatttttttttttttttttgagcaatgtcaaaaaaagcaaaataaagaaagaccaaagaaaaacaaacagcctgcatggcagctttgtgtcaacattgcaactgttcctcgttagatttcacctcattgcacttttttaaatgttaattttaaatttttgcaatagcatttccagaatatgtggcgggccactaaacaattagctgcgggccgcaaatggcccccgggccgcactttcgaCACCCCTGAACTATATGTTTTGCTTGAGTAtagctgaacaggacaaaaaaaaaatgctgcttccttgcttcccttctccttggaagtttattgtagatcataaacaaTGCCTCTCAactagacggcgtggcgaagttggtagagtggctgtgccagcaatcggagtgttgctggttactggggttcaattcccaccttctaccttcctagtcacgtccgttgtgtccttgggcaagacacttcaccctttgcctctgatggctgctggttagcgccttgcatggcagctcccgccatcagtgtgtgaatgtgtgtgaatgtgtgaatgtggaaatactgtcaaagcgctttgagtaccttgaaggtagaaaagcgctatacaagtacaacccatttatcattatttatcatttataactacataattgccaaccctcccgaa is part of the Entelurus aequoreus isolate RoL-2023_Sb linkage group LG22, RoL_Eaeq_v1.1, whole genome shotgun sequence genome and encodes:
- the LOC133639421 gene encoding uncharacterized protein LOC133639421, encoding MASCASCTILTERLALLEGRVRQLEQSNVVTLDVADTSASVSCSELTSPACSSPKRPTSYGVPVETHNRFSSLASPTPQSTGHHTLVIGDSITRNIKLSKPATIKCIPGARAPDIEANLRELTRNRPSKHVRQANRTTNYANIVVHVGSNDTRMRQSEITKRNIARTCDLARKMSRHRVIVSGPLPARGNDERYSRLVSLNKWLASYCRQKGLTFIDNWPSFWGKPGLLMRDGLHPNQEGAIILSRNIDYYLSLT